A DNA window from Aestuariispira ectoiniformans contains the following coding sequences:
- a CDS encoding penicillin-binding protein 1A, which produces MRLLLKFFLYLFSIIILFAIVGAAGGVYLLWHYGRELPDYKQLADYNPPTVTRVHAGDGQLIAEYAREKRVFVPISAIPRRVTNAFVAAEDQNFYRHHGVDPIALARAVATNIVYYVKGRRLIGASTITQQVAKNFLLTNEATLDRKIKEAILAFRIESALSKDRIMELYANEIYLGYGSFGVAAAALNYFGKSLDELTIAESAYLAALPKAPSNYHPIRRHDEAIARRNWVIDRMAEEGFITRAEAGEARMQPLKVVALNTSLTGSYSYFNDANYFVEEVRRELTDRYGPDGVTEGGLSVRTTISPKLQTMAIHALRQGLEQYDRRHGFRGPVTTIETDGNWIDALREVPMPKGVRGWSLAVVLKVHNAKAEIGLADESVGTIPFAEMRWARKPKKNQRVGSSLKHVSDALSVGDVVLVEPVKLGPPPKKGADPIEYPEGTYALRQVPEVNGAILAMDPHTGRVLAMVGGWSYERSQFNRATQAKRQPGSSFKPFVYLTALENGFTPATMILDAPFVMDQGPGLPKWKPANYSKKFYGPSPMRIGIEKSRNLMTVRLAKAVGIEKVAATARRFHLIENMPPQLSYSLGAGEVRLIDMVAAYGMIDNGGKELTATLVDQIQDRHGKTIFKHDERPCIGCQNVAYNGQDVPVLPDVRKQIADSASTYQVITMMEGVVKRGTGRRLRSLGRPLAGKTGTTNDSRDAWFMGVTPDLVVGTYVGFDNPISLGRQPWGGQETGSSVAAPVIKAFFTEALKDQPSIPFRTPPGIQMVRIDAETGKLAGPGSNKVIVEAFKPGTEPKPNGSATIIDGSDVDLTGDGEEGRPLRGQTGSRRGLY; this is translated from the coding sequence ATGCGGTTATTGTTGAAGTTCTTCCTTTATCTGTTTTCCATCATAATCCTTTTCGCAATTGTCGGCGCCGCAGGCGGCGTCTATTTGCTGTGGCACTACGGGCGCGAACTGCCGGATTATAAGCAATTGGCGGATTATAACCCGCCGACCGTGACCCGTGTGCATGCAGGTGACGGCCAGTTGATCGCCGAATATGCCCGCGAAAAGCGCGTTTTTGTTCCGATTTCGGCCATCCCCCGGCGGGTGACCAATGCCTTTGTGGCGGCCGAGGACCAGAATTTCTACCGGCACCATGGCGTGGACCCCATTGCGCTGGCGCGTGCGGTTGCGACCAATATCGTCTACTACGTGAAAGGCCGCCGCCTGATCGGTGCCTCCACCATTACCCAGCAGGTGGCGAAGAACTTTCTGCTGACCAATGAGGCGACGCTGGACCGTAAGATCAAGGAGGCGATTCTGGCCTTCCGGATCGAGAGCGCGCTCAGCAAAGATCGGATCATGGAGCTTTACGCCAACGAGATTTACCTCGGGTATGGCTCCTTCGGTGTTGCGGCAGCGGCGTTGAACTATTTTGGCAAGTCGCTGGACGAGTTGACCATTGCGGAGTCGGCCTATCTGGCCGCATTGCCCAAGGCGCCATCGAATTACCACCCGATCCGCCGGCATGACGAGGCAATCGCACGCCGTAACTGGGTGATCGACCGCATGGCCGAAGAAGGTTTCATCACGCGTGCGGAGGCCGGTGAGGCGCGGATGCAGCCATTGAAGGTGGTTGCGTTGAATACCAGCCTGACCGGCTCTTATTCCTATTTCAACGACGCCAACTATTTTGTGGAAGAGGTGCGCCGGGAACTGACTGACCGCTATGGTCCGGACGGGGTGACCGAAGGCGGGCTGTCCGTGCGTACGACCATCAGCCCGAAATTGCAGACCATGGCCATCCATGCCCTGCGTCAGGGGTTGGAACAATATGACCGCCGCCACGGTTTCCGGGGGCCGGTGACCACGATTGAGACTGACGGTAACTGGATCGATGCCTTGCGTGAGGTTCCCATGCCCAAGGGCGTGCGGGGCTGGTCTTTGGCCGTTGTGCTGAAGGTCCATAATGCCAAGGCGGAAATCGGCCTGGCCGATGAATCGGTTGGTACCATTCCCTTCGCGGAGATGCGTTGGGCCCGCAAGCCGAAAAAGAACCAGCGCGTTGGCAGCAGCTTGAAGCATGTATCGGATGCGCTTTCGGTCGGTGACGTGGTGCTGGTGGAACCGGTCAAACTTGGCCCGCCGCCCAAAAAGGGCGCGGACCCCATTGAATATCCGGAAGGAACCTATGCCCTGCGTCAGGTGCCGGAAGTGAACGGCGCGATTTTGGCGATGGACCCGCATACGGGCCGGGTGCTGGCGATGGTTGGCGGCTGGTCCTATGAACGCAGCCAGTTCAACCGCGCAACCCAGGCAAAGCGTCAGCCGGGGTCTTCCTTCAAACCCTTCGTCTATCTGACTGCACTGGAAAACGGCTTTACGCCCGCGACCATGATTTTGGACGCGCCGTTTGTTATGGATCAGGGGCCGGGGCTGCCGAAATGGAAGCCCGCCAACTATTCCAAAAAATTCTATGGCCCCAGCCCGATGCGTATCGGGATTGAGAAATCACGTAACCTGATGACCGTCCGTCTCGCCAAGGCCGTGGGGATTGAGAAGGTGGCGGCTACGGCGCGCCGCTTCCATCTGATTGAAAATATGCCGCCCCAGCTTTCCTATTCATTGGGTGCTGGTGAGGTGAGGCTGATCGATATGGTGGCCGCCTATGGTATGATCGACAATGGGGGTAAGGAACTGACCGCGACCCTGGTCGACCAGATCCAGGACCGCCATGGCAAGACCATTTTCAAACATGACGAGCGTCCCTGCATTGGCTGTCAGAATGTCGCCTATAACGGGCAGGACGTGCCGGTCCTGCCGGATGTCCGCAAGCAGATTGCAGATTCCGCCAGCACCTATCAGGTCATCACCATGATGGAAGGCGTTGTTAAGCGCGGAACGGGTCGTCGCCTGCGGTCACTCGGTCGGCCGCTTGCCGGTAAGACCGGTACCACCAATGACAGCCGGGACGCCTGGTTCATGGGGGTCACCCCGGACCTTGTGGTAGGGACCTATGTGGGCTTTGACAATCCGATTTCGCTGGGGCGTCAGCCCTGGGGCGGGCAGGAAACCGGCTCTTCCGTTGCGGCTCCCGTGATCAAGGCTTTCTTCACCGAGGCCCTGAAAGATCAGCCGTCCATTCCGTTCCGGACACCGCCGGGCATCCAGATGGTTCGTATTGACGCCGAGACAGGGAAACTGGCCGGTCCCGGCAGCA
- a CDS encoding GGDEF domain-containing protein, with protein sequence MGASHLISLNIAVLGFIGAVLFVLWNHDKRQKTALYWAVALTLVAIHWVVNLYRGEWSDTLVVLLNNPLVSLAVSLTVCATYIRVDRQPPWALLAVGWFATILPLCWYQLVTPHTGVRILIVSTSYVLHFVWAGFISLRYGPHRHNADILMSLCLVALAFLCAMRVGFLIHAGIPNALDHRDPFVASIILVAIPSVFVGCGLFVVLAIGLDLMEELRNVAERDPLTNTLNRRGFMARANQELQRAQRHNRPLAMIAGDLDFFKQVNDRFGHAAGDQAIVTFADILQAACREIDIVGRLGGEEFFVLLPDTKDEQARDIAERVRALYEGAKFDDGLINHTLTASFGVAEMRTSDQEVGQLLSRADKALYQAKENGRNQVIVAKKTQPEMVTNKALSVA encoded by the coding sequence ATGGGCGCCAGTCATCTCATCTCACTAAACATTGCCGTGTTGGGCTTTATCGGGGCCGTTCTGTTTGTATTGTGGAACCACGACAAACGCCAGAAAACGGCCCTGTACTGGGCCGTTGCGCTGACCCTTGTGGCAATACACTGGGTGGTAAACCTGTATCGGGGAGAATGGTCCGATACGCTTGTCGTTCTGCTTAACAACCCCCTTGTAAGCCTTGCTGTATCACTGACAGTTTGTGCAACCTACATACGGGTGGACAGGCAACCGCCATGGGCATTGCTTGCAGTCGGCTGGTTCGCAACAATCCTGCCGTTATGCTGGTACCAGCTTGTTACCCCTCATACCGGCGTTCGCATACTGATCGTCTCGACATCTTACGTTCTGCATTTCGTCTGGGCTGGTTTTATCTCGCTAAGGTATGGGCCACACCGCCATAATGCGGATATCCTGATGAGCCTGTGTCTCGTCGCTCTGGCCTTTCTTTGTGCAATGCGGGTGGGGTTTCTTATCCATGCCGGAATCCCGAACGCATTGGACCATCGCGATCCTTTTGTCGCCTCGATAATTCTGGTCGCGATCCCCAGTGTTTTTGTCGGATGTGGTCTTTTTGTCGTTCTGGCCATCGGCCTTGACCTGATGGAAGAACTCCGCAACGTGGCGGAACGGGATCCCCTGACAAATACCCTGAACCGCCGGGGTTTCATGGCTCGCGCAAATCAGGAACTGCAGCGCGCCCAACGCCACAACCGTCCGCTGGCAATGATTGCCGGGGACCTTGATTTCTTCAAGCAGGTAAATGACAGATTCGGTCATGCCGCAGGCGACCAGGCAATCGTCACCTTTGCGGATATTCTGCAAGCAGCCTGCCGGGAAATTGACATTGTCGGGCGACTGGGCGGTGAGGAATTTTTTGTCCTGCTGCCCGACACCAAAGACGAACAGGCCCGTGATATTGCCGAACGTGTCCGTGCGTTATACGAAGGCGCGAAATTCGACGATGGTTTGATAAATCACACGCTGACGGCCAGTTTTGGTGTCGCCGAAATGCGCACGAGTGATCAGGAAGTCGGTCAATTGTTGAGTCGCGCCGACAAGGCCCTCTATCAGGCCAAGGAAAACGGTCGAAATCAGGTGATCGTGGCGAAGAAAACACAGCCCGAGATGGTCACCAACAAGGCCCTTTCCGTCGCCTGA
- a CDS encoding proline dehydrogenase family protein, translating into MSAVRCAKRLKAEGIDCSAFYLGEYVDTEDKVRENLDAKRAVIEAFAANGLDVHVSVDPTQLGCSIDWDAGCERIERLADHMSETIQGGAGSHCLMLDMEDSSVTERTIALHDRLTAQGRQMALTLQAYLKRSRRDVEAMIGQGATVRLVKGAFVAGPDIGYVSQGEIKENYRSLIDLMLSSKARKSGFSPVFATHDHRLHAYAIECARENGWRQGDYGFEMLYGARDDVARQLAASGEAIRLYLPFGEDWWPYAMRRIGENPRSLFLLLRGLIGR; encoded by the coding sequence ATGTCGGCGGTCCGCTGCGCCAAGCGACTGAAGGCGGAAGGGATAGACTGTTCAGCCTTCTATCTGGGGGAATATGTCGATACCGAAGATAAGGTTCGGGAAAATCTGGATGCGAAGCGGGCTGTGATCGAGGCCTTTGCCGCGAACGGCCTGGATGTTCACGTTTCTGTCGACCCCACACAACTGGGTTGTTCCATCGACTGGGATGCCGGTTGCGAAAGGATTGAGCGACTGGCGGATCATATGTCGGAAACGATTCAGGGCGGGGCTGGTTCCCACTGCCTGATGTTGGACATGGAAGATTCCAGCGTCACAGAGAGGACGATTGCCCTGCATGACCGGTTGACCGCACAGGGCCGCCAAATGGCGCTTACCCTGCAGGCCTACCTCAAACGCAGCCGTAGGGACGTGGAGGCGATGATAGGGCAGGGGGCCACCGTGAGACTGGTGAAGGGGGCCTTTGTTGCGGGGCCGGATATTGGCTACGTCAGCCAAGGCGAAATCAAGGAGAATTACCGATCGCTGATTGACCTGATGCTGAGCAGCAAAGCGCGTAAGAGCGGTTTCAGTCCTGTTTTCGCCACCCATGACCATCGCCTTCACGCCTATGCCATCGAATGTGCACGGGAGAATGGCTGGCGGCAGGGCGATTACGGATTTGAGATGCTCTATGGCGCACGCGACGACGTGGCGCGTCAGCTGGCCGCCAGCGGGGAAGCCATCCGGCTCTATCTGCCTTTTGGAGAGGACTGGTGGCCTTATGCGATGCGCCGGATCGGCGAAAACCCGCGCAGTTTATTCCTGCTGCTGCGCGGGCTGATCGGGCGGTGA
- a CDS encoding AraC family transcriptional regulator: MSDMEFRRPANLPYLECRYAHDSKARYGAHSHLTVSLGIVESGESIVTVEQDAFHVQAGQVVLFDAGQVHACNPAPDQTWSYHMLYFDKSWWVAIMRELTGGDCANVTTAHPDCEPQLVQDLIEINKALITAPDERMAELELNLISLLNRLASCLQSQNAPLHRQPSPPAWFDEVRDILETRYREPVTLEDLCRRAKVTKGPLIRQFKRHAGLTPYAFLQNVRITHARERLAEGAVIADVAQELGFSDQSHLNRLFKRLVASTPGHYRNDLARA, translated from the coding sequence ATGTCAGACATGGAATTCAGACGTCCAGCGAACCTGCCCTATCTGGAATGCCGTTATGCGCATGACAGCAAGGCCCGCTATGGCGCACATTCCCATCTGACCGTATCCCTCGGCATCGTGGAATCAGGTGAATCCATCGTCACTGTGGAGCAGGACGCCTTTCACGTCCAGGCAGGCCAAGTGGTCCTGTTCGACGCCGGACAGGTACACGCCTGCAACCCGGCCCCCGACCAGACCTGGAGCTATCACATGCTCTATTTCGATAAGTCCTGGTGGGTTGCTATCATGCGTGAACTGACCGGCGGGGACTGCGCCAACGTCACCACGGCACACCCAGACTGTGAGCCGCAATTGGTCCAGGATTTAATTGAGATAAACAAGGCCCTGATCACAGCCCCGGATGAAAGAATGGCAGAGCTGGAACTGAACCTGATCAGCCTTCTCAATCGGCTGGCCTCCTGCCTCCAATCGCAGAATGCTCCCCTGCACAGGCAACCATCGCCACCCGCATGGTTTGATGAAGTCAGGGATATTCTGGAGACACGATATAGAGAACCCGTCACTCTGGAAGACCTGTGCCGCCGGGCGAAAGTAACCAAGGGCCCCTTAATACGGCAGTTCAAACGCCATGCAGGCCTCACGCCCTATGCCTTTTTGCAGAATGTCCGCATCACTCATGCCAGAGAGCGATTGGCCGAAGGGGCCGTCATCGCCGATGTCGCACAGGAATTGGGTTTTTCCGATCAGAGCCACCTGAACAGGCTTTTCAAGCGGCTGGTGGCCAGCACGCCCGGTCACTATCGTAACGACCTGGCCCGTGCTTGA
- a CDS encoding N-acetylmuramoyl-L-alanine amidase, which yields MLRQLLTGLIALIVWAMAGFTVAAAPVGQVKDVRIGAHSDYTRFVVEMDKVTAYQVFTLANPYRVVIDMPELDWKGHDGKGTGLVKGYRYGLFRPGVSRIVIDAQKAVSIQKHFFLPPKGDSGARLVLDLKPVTADAFAGSNRKVSSKSWSTYVAKLDDVDPAAEVATPAPSVQQKPLVVIDPGHGGPDPGAIGGRGTYEKKVTLAVAKAVKKKLEASGRYRVLLTRDKDFYIPLRKRYQIAEDSKASLFISLHADKIERKSVRGASIYTLSEKASDVEAAKLAANENKSDLIVGVDLKGYDKVVARTLLDFEQRATMEQSWHFAEMAVKDLGKEIALLRNTHRFAGFAVLKSPTVPSVLIEMGYLSNRKDEKLLNSPAQHKRIGTALLRAVDAFFDRQQRLSRS from the coding sequence ATGTTGCGACAGCTCTTGACTGGTCTGATTGCGTTGATTGTCTGGGCAATGGCGGGATTTACCGTTGCCGCGGCGCCGGTCGGCCAGGTGAAGGATGTTCGAATCGGCGCACATAGCGACTACACCCGTTTCGTGGTGGAAATGGACAAGGTAACCGCCTATCAGGTCTTTACCCTTGCCAACCCGTACCGCGTGGTGATCGACATGCCGGAACTTGACTGGAAAGGGCATGACGGCAAGGGAACGGGGCTGGTCAAAGGCTATCGCTATGGCCTTTTCAGGCCCGGTGTCAGCCGAATCGTTATCGACGCGCAAAAGGCCGTTTCTATTCAAAAGCACTTCTTCCTGCCGCCGAAAGGCGATAGCGGCGCACGACTGGTGCTTGATCTCAAGCCGGTTACCGCAGACGCCTTTGCGGGCAGTAACCGCAAGGTCAGTTCCAAAAGCTGGTCCACTTACGTGGCGAAACTGGACGATGTTGATCCGGCTGCAGAGGTCGCGACGCCCGCACCATCCGTGCAGCAGAAACCGCTGGTGGTTATCGACCCCGGTCACGGCGGCCCGGACCCGGGTGCGATCGGCGGCCGTGGGACATATGAGAAGAAAGTGACGCTGGCGGTTGCCAAGGCGGTGAAAAAAAAGCTTGAGGCATCAGGCCGTTACCGTGTGTTGCTGACGCGGGACAAGGATTTCTACATCCCGCTTCGCAAACGCTATCAGATTGCCGAAGATTCGAAGGCCAGCCTCTTTATCTCGCTTCATGCGGACAAGATCGAACGAAAGAGCGTGCGCGGCGCGTCCATCTATACGTTGTCGGAAAAGGCCTCGGACGTGGAGGCGGCGAAACTGGCGGCCAATGAAAACAAGTCCGACCTGATCGTCGGCGTTGACCTGAAAGGGTATGACAAGGTTGTCGCACGTACCCTGCTGGACTTTGAACAGCGGGCCACCATGGAACAAAGCTGGCATTTCGCGGAAATGGCAGTGAAAGACCTGGGCAAGGAAATCGCCCTGTTGCGCAATACCCATCGCTTCGCAGGTTTTGCCGTGTTGAAATCACCAACCGTGCCGTCGGTTTTGATCGAGATGGGATACCTGTCGAACCGCAAGGATGAAAAACTGCTGAACAGCCCGGCACAGCACAAGCGTATCGGTACGGCGTTGTTGCGGGCAGTCGATGCCTTCTTTGACCGGCAACAGCGGCTCAGCCGTTCCTGA
- a CDS encoding Rne/Rng family ribonuclease → MAKRMLIDSTHPEETRVTVVSGNRLEEFDYETATKKQLKGNIYLAKVTRVEPSLQAAFVEYGGNRHGFLAFSEIHPDYYRIPVSDRDDLVDEDQDDDNDHDNDAPQEGESVEELGGDEGAEEAEQVKRRPRLKRQYKIQEVIKRRQVLLVQVVKEERGNKGAALTTYLSLAGRYCVLMPNTSRGGGVSRKITNVQDRKRLKKILAEMSVPEGMAVILRTAGAERSKAEIRRDFDYIFKLWDHIRTRTLESTAPALINEEANLIKRALRDLYAKDMEEILVAGDEGYRTAKDFMKSLIPSHAKKVQRYRDNQGIPLFQRYQVENQLAAIHDPTVLLRSGGSIVIHQTEALVSIDVNSGKATRERHIEETALKTNLEAAEEIARQLRLRDMAGLIVIDFIDMDDQRNDQAVERKLKETLKKDRARIQVGRISPFGLLEMSRQRLRPSILEAITQPCPNCGGTGYIQSTESAALSVLRNIEEEGLRRRSSEVTVRINPDVAMYIMNHKRQTLNEMERNCEFHVVLQIDDKLLPAQFEMTRIGKSDEDQQAQPVEAQPVPVSPQAEEESGESRSKKRRRRRRGKKRGDEAQAAQQEETTQVSEEPGEENEAIAADDSEDDSQKKRRKRGRRGGRRRGRGRRGDEMDQETGGEQQQAQPADQGGEEQPQVTDGDKGEAQPEAAQAETGDEGQKPRRPRRQRRPRKAEQSGEAQVAEPAQAAAAETTTADVVTIPIEVRDQAADSPQADNAAKAPESGENAANAPAEAAADPAPAEAKEEAKPAKKTRAKKTRAKKATAKKTTAKKTRAKKASAKKAAAAKPAAKAQEAAKEPAAAAESRQPKTVSEPAASQPAAPAPQPQPAAKPEPAPAPQQQAEEAPKGPKRKGWWSKVLGS, encoded by the coding sequence ATGGCGAAGAGAATGTTAATCGATTCGACCCACCCGGAAGAAACGCGGGTGACGGTCGTAAGTGGCAACCGGCTTGAGGAATTCGATTACGAAACAGCGACAAAGAAGCAACTGAAAGGCAATATCTACCTGGCGAAAGTCACGCGGGTAGAGCCTTCGCTGCAAGCCGCCTTTGTCGAATACGGCGGGAACCGTCATGGCTTCCTCGCCTTTAGTGAAATTCACCCGGACTATTATCGCATCCCCGTTTCCGATCGTGACGATCTGGTCGACGAAGACCAGGACGACGACAACGATCACGACAATGACGCCCCCCAGGAAGGCGAGAGCGTCGAGGAACTGGGCGGTGACGAAGGTGCCGAAGAGGCCGAACAGGTCAAACGCCGCCCGCGTCTGAAACGTCAGTATAAAATCCAGGAAGTCATCAAACGGCGCCAGGTTCTGCTGGTTCAGGTGGTCAAGGAAGAACGCGGCAACAAAGGGGCCGCGCTGACGACCTATCTGTCACTGGCTGGCCGCTATTGCGTGTTGATGCCCAACACCTCCCGCGGGGGTGGCGTCAGCCGTAAGATCACCAATGTCCAGGACCGCAAGCGCCTAAAGAAAATCCTGGCGGAAATGTCCGTGCCGGAAGGCATGGCCGTGATCCTGCGCACCGCAGGGGCCGAACGGTCAAAGGCAGAAATCCGCCGCGACTTCGATTATATCTTCAAACTGTGGGACCATATCCGGACCCGTACGCTGGAATCGACCGCGCCCGCGCTGATCAACGAGGAAGCCAATTTGATCAAGCGCGCCCTGCGTGACCTTTACGCCAAGGACATGGAAGAGATTCTTGTTGCCGGTGACGAAGGCTATCGCACGGCCAAGGATTTCATGAAATCCCTGATCCCCAGCCACGCCAAGAAGGTTCAGCGCTACAGGGACAATCAGGGTATCCCCCTGTTCCAGCGCTATCAGGTTGAAAACCAGTTGGCGGCGATCCACGACCCGACCGTACTGCTTCGTTCCGGCGGCTCCATTGTGATCCACCAGACAGAGGCCCTGGTCTCCATCGACGTGAACTCCGGCAAAGCCACGCGGGAGCGCCATATCGAGGAAACCGCGCTGAAGACCAACCTGGAAGCGGCAGAGGAAATCGCCCGCCAGCTTCGCCTGCGCGACATGGCCGGTCTGATCGTGATCGACTTTATCGATATGGACGATCAGCGCAACGACCAGGCGGTCGAACGCAAGCTGAAGGAAACGCTGAAAAAAGACCGCGCCCGCATCCAGGTCGGCCGGATCAGCCCCTTCGGCCTGTTGGAAATGTCCCGCCAGCGTCTGCGCCCCAGCATCCTGGAAGCCATTACCCAGCCCTGCCCCAACTGTGGCGGCACGGGGTATATCCAGTCGACCGAATCGGCGGCACTCAGCGTATTGCGCAACATCGAGGAAGAAGGCCTGCGCCGTCGTTCCTCCGAAGTGACCGTGCGCATCAATCCGGATGTGGCCATGTATATCATGAACCACAAACGCCAGACGCTGAACGAGATGGAACGCAACTGCGAATTCCATGTTGTTCTGCAGATTGACGACAAGCTGCTGCCCGCCCAGTTCGAAATGACCCGGATCGGCAAGAGCGACGAAGATCAGCAGGCACAGCCTGTTGAAGCGCAGCCCGTACCGGTCAGCCCGCAGGCTGAGGAAGAAAGCGGGGAAAGCCGCAGCAAGAAGCGCCGCCGTCGTCGTCGTGGCAAGAAACGCGGTGACGAAGCCCAGGCTGCCCAGCAGGAAGAGACCACCCAGGTTTCCGAAGAGCCGGGCGAGGAAAATGAAGCCATCGCCGCTGACGACAGCGAAGACGATAGCCAGAAGAAGCGCCGCAAGCGCGGCCGCCGTGGCGGTCGCCGTCGTGGCCGTGGCCGTCGTGGTGACGAGATGGATCAGGAAACCGGCGGCGAACAGCAGCAGGCTCAACCGGCCGATCAGGGCGGAGAAGAACAGCCGCAGGTAACCGACGGTGACAAAGGCGAAGCACAGCCGGAAGCGGCACAGGCCGAAACCGGCGACGAAGGCCAGAAGCCGCGCCGTCCGCGTCGCCAGCGTCGTCCCCGCAAGGCAGAACAGTCAGGTGAAGCCCAGGTGGCAGAACCCGCTCAGGCCGCCGCAGCCGAAACTACAACAGCAGACGTTGTGACGATCCCCATAGAGGTTCGTGACCAGGCTGCTGACAGCCCGCAGGCGGACAACGCTGCCAAGGCCCCCGAAAGCGGTGAAAATGCGGCGAATGCTCCGGCGGAAGCCGCGGCTGACCCGGCACCGGCAGAGGCCAAGGAAGAAGCCAAACCCGCCAAAAAGACGCGGGCTAAGAAAACCCGGGCGAAGAAGGCAACGGCCAAGAAGACGACCGCTAAGAAAACCCGGGCGAAGAAAGCTTCTGCCAAGAAAGCGGCTGCAGCAAAACCGGCCGCCAAAGCCCAGGAAGCGGCCAAGGAACCCGCAGCAGCCGCTGAAAGCAGGCAGCCGAAGACGGTTTCCGAACCTGCGGCCAGCCAACCGGCAGCCCCGGCACCGCAGCCGCAACCGGCTGCCAAGCCGGAACCGGCCCCCGCCCCGCAACAGCAGGCGGAGGAAGCCCCCAAAGGGCCGAAACGAAAGGGCTGGTGGAGCAAGGTTCTCGGTAGCTAA
- a CDS encoding quinone oxidoreductase family protein, with the protein MKYVQFKEFGTPDVLTVSESPTPRPKAGDVLVRVAASGVNFFEVLMRQDRYAMTPDLPMAPGVEIAGIVEAVGDDVSGVKTGQAVAVPLFAHGRMGGYSDFVVIDAAMAVTLPDGLPPEKAVALMVQGLTALHLVRQSPPSGKSVLVHAAAGGVGSLLVQLAKVHGAKTVLATAGSPAKRDLACAIGADIAIDYGMQDWPEKVREATTGDGVDVIYDLVGGAVTKQGLRALAPGGELVFGALGRNDLTVADINGLFERNQSIRGFALLPLLGGPEQVNQDLSALFDMVISGDLKLPDPVQFKLERASAAHAAMESRQTSGKVVLVP; encoded by the coding sequence ATGAAATATGTTCAATTCAAAGAGTTCGGCACCCCTGATGTGCTGACGGTGTCAGAAAGTCCGACGCCTAGACCCAAGGCTGGCGACGTTCTGGTTCGTGTCGCTGCCAGCGGGGTGAATTTCTTCGAGGTGCTTATGCGCCAGGACCGTTATGCCATGACCCCTGATCTGCCTATGGCACCCGGCGTAGAAATTGCCGGAATTGTCGAGGCCGTGGGGGATGATGTTTCCGGGGTGAAAACCGGGCAGGCGGTTGCCGTTCCCCTGTTTGCCCATGGAAGGATGGGCGGATATTCCGATTTTGTCGTGATCGATGCGGCGATGGCCGTGACATTGCCGGACGGTTTGCCGCCTGAAAAAGCGGTGGCCCTGATGGTTCAGGGGCTTACCGCGTTGCACCTTGTCCGGCAGAGCCCGCCTTCAGGCAAATCGGTGTTGGTCCATGCCGCGGCGGGTGGTGTCGGGTCGTTGCTGGTGCAACTGGCGAAGGTGCATGGTGCGAAGACTGTGCTGGCCACAGCCGGGTCACCGGCAAAGCGTGATCTGGCCTGCGCCATCGGCGCGGATATCGCGATCGACTATGGCATGCAGGACTGGCCGGAGAAGGTCCGCGAGGCGACCACCGGAGACGGTGTTGACGTTATCTATGATCTTGTTGGCGGTGCGGTTACCAAACAGGGCCTGCGGGCCCTTGCGCCAGGAGGCGAACTGGTCTTCGGTGCGTTGGGGCGTAATGACCTGACGGTCGCAGATATCAACGGCCTGTTTGAACGCAACCAGTCAATCCGGGGCTTTGCCCTGTTGCCTCTTTTGGGCGGCCCGGAGCAGGTCAATCAGGACTTGAGTGCGCTTTTCGACATGGTCATATCGGGAGACCTGAAATTGCCGGACCCTGTACAATTCAAGCTGGAGCGGGCATCTGCCGCCCACGCGGCCATGGAAAGCCGCCAGACCAGCGGCAAAGTGGTTCTGGTTCCGTAG
- a CDS encoding winged helix-turn-helix transcriptional regulator — protein sequence MADIIKKLPARPAERALKVIGGRWKVVILYHLFDQPKRLSELKRLIPDISQKVLVQQLREMEEHGIVSRKVFAEVPPHVEYSATPLGLSLEPVLVALCEWGQHHAAELDEIEELAECVITPRAEE from the coding sequence ATGGCCGACATCATCAAAAAGCTGCCCGCCCGCCCCGCCGAACGCGCCCTGAAGGTTATCGGCGGACGTTGGAAGGTGGTGATTCTCTACCATCTTTTCGACCAGCCAAAGCGCTTGTCCGAGTTGAAACGACTGATCCCGGACATCAGCCAGAAGGTGCTGGTACAGCAACTCCGTGAAATGGAGGAGCACGGTATTGTCAGTCGCAAAGTCTTCGCGGAAGTCCCGCCCCATGTGGAATATTCCGCAACACCTTTGGGACTGAGCCTGGAACCGGTGTTGGTCGCGCTATGTGAATGGGGACAGCATCACGCCGCCGAACTGGATGAGATTGAAGAATTGGCGGAATGCGTGATCACCCCCAGGGCAGAGGAATAG